CCTTTATGTCGAGCAACCACCAGCGGCGCGCAGTCGCTCAGCGGAATGAAACCAAGGCGCAGTTCGCGCTGCTCCGGCTCGCCTGCGAGCGGGGTGATGTAAGCCCCCGCGTTCAGCTGACCGTCAGCGGTGGCGCGGTTTGCGTCAGCCTGGGGTGTGTGGTCATTTCGCAACAGCGTGTTCATGGCTTCGCCTCCGCTTCGCTGGACAATAGATGCGCCATGTCAATCACATCCCGGGCGACGTCGACCAGCAGGCGCTTGCGGTCCATCGCGAGCTTTTGCAATGCCCGGTACGCTTCGGGCTCGGTAAGGTTTCGTTGTGACATGAGGATGCCTTTCGCGCGGTCGACGAGCTTGCGCTGGGTTAACGAGGTGCGGGCCTTCTCCAGTTCATCGCGCAATGCCTGGAAGCGGCGGAACTGCGCAATGGCGACCTCGATGATCGGCTGCACCTGTGCACGGTCGATGCGCTCGACGATGTATGCGGACACGCCGGCGTCGATGGCCTGTTCGATGGTTCGGCGATCCTGGTTGGCGCTGAACATGACGATCGGCCGAGGGGCGTCGCGATGGATGGCCTGGACCTGTTCGAGCGTGTCGCGGTCGGGGGCGTCGACGTCGATGAGGACGACGTCGGCCTTAGTCTCGCGGACGCGCTGCGGCAGGAAGTCGCCCGGGCCGGTGCTGCTGACGATGGTGTATCCCGCGCTGCGTAACGCCGACTCCAGCGCCGCTGCGCGGTCGGGATGCTCATCAATCACCATCACTCGCACGGGAGGGTCGGCCATCTGCTATTGCTTTGGGCAAAGCCCGTGCCGCGCGGCCTGCGACTTGTCAGTTGCCGTTCACACCGGCCCGGCCGCGACTTTTTGAGGCAGCAGCCCCGCCGCTGCGCGATTTCTCAACACCGTTGAGCGTGCAATCCCCGCTGAGGCGTGATGAGCGGCTTTGGCATCCGCTTTGCTTCTTCTCTCATCGCCGACCGCGATGGTGCGCCGCTGCTCAATGACGAGCGCGACGCACCTCCCACCCCCGCGCGAGGCTCAGCAAGCCAACGTTGCCTGCTCATCGGACAAGGGTGTCCGTTCCAGCGCCGCTCGACGCGATGACGAACCGATTCGTCATGTGGTCATTGAGCGATCCAGCGCTTCCGCCTTCGGCTCGGCCTGGCCGAGCCGCTGCACACCCGCCCCCGAGAGGAGCCAACGATCATGGAATTAAAAGGCAAAGCGACCCGACTCTGGTCTGATTTTCATCGACTCGACAAGCCACAGATCCGCGCGTTTCACCTGTCATGGTTCGCCTTTTTCCTCTGCTTTTTCGCATGGTTCGGCATCGCGCCGCTGATGCCCATCGTCCGCGATGAGTTGGGCCTGACCGCGCAGCAGATCGGGTGGACGATCGTGGCGTCGGTCGCGATCACCGTGCTCGCCCGCCTGTTCATCGGCTGGGCCTGCGACCGTTACGGGCCGAGGTTGGCGTACTCCGGGCTGCTGGTGTTCTGCGCGTTTCCGGTGATGGGCATCGGCCTGGCGCAGAGCTTTGAAACGTTCCTGATCGCACGCCTGCTCATCGGCGTGATTGGCGCGTCGTTCGTCATCACGCAGTATCACACGTCGATCATGTTCGCGCCCAACCTGGTCGGCACGGCCAACGCGACCAGTGCCGGGTGGGGCAACCTCGGCGGCGGCGTCACGCAGTTTGCCATGCCGGTGGTGTTCGCCTTCTTCGTCACCATCCTCGGCTTCAGCGAGGCGGTCGGCTGGCGGTTAGCCATGGTCTCCGCTGGCGTGGTGTGTCTGCTGGTGGGCATTGCTTACTTTTTCTTCACGCAGGACGCGCCGGAGGGCAACTACCGTGACCTTCGCGCACGGGGCAAGCTGGCTGACGCGAAGAGCACGCGCGGCACGTTCCGGCTGGCGTGCAAGGACCATCGCGTTTGGGCGCTGGCGATCATCTACGCGGCCTGCTTCGGTATTGAGTTGACGATTAACAATGTGGCGGCACTCTACTTCGCTGACTACTTCGGAATGGGCCTGACCACTGCGGGCATCGCGGCAGCGTGCTTCGGGTTGATGAATATCTTCGCCCGCACGCTCGGCGGGATGTTCGGCGACCGGTTCGGATTGAAATGGGGGCTGAAGGGGCGCGTGACCTGGCTGTTCATCGCGCTGTTCGCGGAAGGCATCGCGCTGATGTTCTTCTCGCAGATGACGTGGCTGCCGCTGGCGATCGCGACGTTGATTGTCTTCAGCCTGTTCTGCCAGATGGCGGAGGGGGCGACGTTCGCTGTCGTGCCGTTTGTGAATAAGAAGGCGCTGGGCTCGATCTCCGGCATCGTCGGCGCGGGGGGCAATGTGGGTGCGGTGTCGGCTGGCTTCCTGTTCGCCGGGGCAATCGACTGGTCGACGGCGCTGCTCATCCTCGGCGCGCTGGTGACGTGCTGTTCGTTCCTTGCGTTTGCTGTGCGTTTCTCGCCCGCCATGGAACGCGAAGCGTGGGAAGACCTTCAAGGCGAACTGGCCCGCTCGGAAGCGGACGACGAAAACGCGCCTGCCGGGATGCCGCTGCCTGCGTGATGCCATGACCACCGTTGCCCCCACGAGTTTGACGGTCGAGGGTCGCGAGCTTGTTCAGGACTTCCTGACTGAGCAGCGGCGGATGACCGCGGTCGACCGCTTCAGTCAGCGGTACGATCACGACGATGCGGACGGCGGCGCGCCGGCGCAGGCCCGCTACTACCGCGACCTGATTCCGTTGGCGAAGCCGGAGGCTGGGCAGCAGTATGCGTTCGAGGTTGATCTCGACGCGTGCAGCGGGTGCAAGGCGTGTGTGTCGGCTTGCCATAACCTCAACGGGCTGGACGAAGGCGAAACGTGGCGCGAGGTTGGCCAACTCGTCTCCGGCCCGCTTGATGACCTGCTGCCCGGCGCCTTGGCGGACGAGCACGGTGCATCGTCTAAACTCGAAACTGGAAACTCGAAACTAGAAACCACCATACTTCAACACATCACCACCGCCTGTCATCATTGCCTGGAGCCCGGCTGCCTCGAAGGTTGCCCGGTTAAGGCGTATGACAAAGATCCGGTGACGGGCATCGTCAAGCATCTGGACGACCAGTGCATTGGCTGCCAGTATTGCGTGTTCAAGTGCCCGTACGACGTGCCGAAGTATCACAAAGGCAAGGGCATTGTTCGCAAGTGTGACATGTGCAGCGATCGGCTGGCGGAGGGCGAGGCGCCCGCGTGTGCACAGGCTTGTCCGACGCAGGCGATTCGGATTCGCATTGTTGATGTGGATGAAGTTCGAGCCGACGCGACGGCCGGGCGGTTTCTGCCTGCTTCTCCTTCGCCTGCTGACACGAAGCCGACG
The genomic region above belongs to Phycisphaerales bacterium AB-hyl4 and contains:
- a CDS encoding ANTAR domain-containing response regulator, with the translated sequence MADPPVRVMVIDEHPDRAAALESALRSAGYTIVSSTGPGDFLPQRVRETKADVVLIDVDAPDRDTLEQVQAIHRDAPRPIVMFSANQDRRTIEQAIDAGVSAYIVERIDRAQVQPIIEVAIAQFRRFQALRDELEKARTSLTQRKLVDRAKGILMSQRNLTEPEAYRALQKLAMDRKRLLVDVARDVIDMAHLLSSEAEAKP
- a CDS encoding MFS transporter codes for the protein MELKGKATRLWSDFHRLDKPQIRAFHLSWFAFFLCFFAWFGIAPLMPIVRDELGLTAQQIGWTIVASVAITVLARLFIGWACDRYGPRLAYSGLLVFCAFPVMGIGLAQSFETFLIARLLIGVIGASFVITQYHTSIMFAPNLVGTANATSAGWGNLGGGVTQFAMPVVFAFFVTILGFSEAVGWRLAMVSAGVVCLLVGIAYFFFTQDAPEGNYRDLRARGKLADAKSTRGTFRLACKDHRVWALAIIYAACFGIELTINNVAALYFADYFGMGLTTAGIAAACFGLMNIFARTLGGMFGDRFGLKWGLKGRVTWLFIALFAEGIALMFFSQMTWLPLAIATLIVFSLFCQMAEGATFAVVPFVNKKALGSISGIVGAGGNVGAVSAGFLFAGAIDWSTALLILGALVTCCSFLAFAVRFSPAMEREAWEDLQGELARSEADDENAPAGMPLPA